One segment of Acomys russatus unplaced genomic scaffold, mAcoRus1.1, whole genome shotgun sequence DNA contains the following:
- the LOC127186282 gene encoding cytochrome c oxidase subunit 6C-2-like — protein MSSSVLPKPQMRGLLARRLGIHIVGAFIVALGVAASCKFGVADRRKKAYADFYRNYDFMKDFEEMRKAGIFQSAK, from the coding sequence ATGAGTTCCAGTGTGCTGCCGAAACCTCAGATGCGTGGTCTTCTGGCCAGGCGTCTGGGGATTCACATTGTGGGCGCATTCATTGTGGCCCTGGGAGTTGCGGCTTCCTGTAAGTTTGGCGTGGCTGACCGAAGAAAGAAGGCGTATGCAGATTTCTACAGAAATTATGATTTTATGAAAGATtttgaagagatgaggaaggctgGTATCTTTCAGAGTGCTAAGTGA